The Streptomyces sp. NBC_01775 genome includes a region encoding these proteins:
- a CDS encoding DUF58 domain-containing protein: MALTGRTALVAALGALLVGLLLPGWTGLLAVELPLLLAILYDLARAAPVNRLLFTRSGDTSVRLGEQVSVSLAVANPSRRILRARIRDAWPPSSWSHDAMPQASRHYVIVPAGERQRLTTPLQPTRRGDRKASRVTVRSYGPLGLAARQGHHALPWTVRVLPPFTSRKHLPGKLARLRELDGRTSILTRGEGTEFDSLRNYVAGDDTRSIDWRATARQSNVAVRTWRPERDRRVLLVLDTGRTSAGRVGDVPRLDVAMDAALLLATLASRAGDRVDLLAYDRTVRASVKGRTGRQVLPALVDAMAPVESALVESDTLGLATEAMRMAPNQSLLVLLTGLDRAPVEEGLMPVLPLLTQRHNMLVASVADPRIQEMARARGTLDAVYNAAAASQAQKERQETAQRLRQYGVTVVDAAPADLAPSLADAYLTLKTSGRL, encoded by the coding sequence ATGGCCCTCACCGGACGAACAGCACTTGTCGCCGCTCTCGGAGCGCTTCTTGTCGGCCTACTTCTGCCCGGCTGGACCGGCCTGCTCGCCGTCGAACTTCCCCTGCTGCTCGCAATCCTCTATGACCTCGCACGCGCCGCACCAGTCAATCGGCTGCTGTTCACTCGAAGCGGTGATACCTCAGTTCGACTAGGCGAACAGGTATCCGTCTCACTTGCTGTCGCCAACCCCAGCAGGCGCATCCTGCGCGCGCGCATCCGCGATGCCTGGCCACCAAGCAGCTGGTCTCACGACGCAATGCCTCAGGCGAGTCGTCACTACGTCATAGTCCCGGCGGGGGAACGCCAACGCCTCACCACGCCCCTCCAGCCAACTCGCCGCGGCGACCGGAAAGCGTCCCGCGTCACGGTGCGCTCCTACGGCCCTCTTGGCCTCGCTGCCCGTCAAGGCCACCACGCCCTGCCCTGGACCGTGCGTGTCCTCCCCCCTTTCACCAGCCGCAAGCACCTGCCCGGCAAGCTGGCCCGCCTCCGTGAACTCGACGGCCGCACAAGCATCCTCACCCGGGGCGAAGGCACCGAATTCGACAGCCTCCGCAACTATGTCGCCGGGGATGACACCCGCTCCATCGACTGGCGCGCGACAGCACGGCAGTCCAATGTTGCCGTCCGCACCTGGCGCCCGGAGCGCGATCGCAGAGTTCTCCTGGTCCTGGACACAGGCCGCACCTCAGCGGGGCGGGTCGGTGACGTCCCCCGCCTCGACGTGGCCATGGACGCAGCGCTCCTGCTCGCTACCTTGGCCTCGCGCGCCGGCGACAGGGTGGACCTGCTCGCCTACGACCGGACCGTCCGCGCCAGCGTGAAGGGCCGCACCGGCCGCCAGGTCCTCCCCGCCCTGGTCGACGCGATGGCCCCCGTCGAATCCGCACTGGTCGAATCCGACACACTGGGACTCGCCACAGAAGCCATGCGCATGGCACCGAACCAGTCTCTGCTCGTCCTTCTGACAGGGCTCGACCGCGCACCCGTGGAAGAGGGACTCATGCCGGTGCTCCCTCTTCTTACGCAACGGCACAACATGCTCGTCGCCTCAGTCGCAGACCCGCGGATCCAGGAAATGGCCCGAGCAAGAGGAACGCTCGATGCCGTCTACAACGCGGCAGCAGCCTCACAGGCACAGAAGGAACGCCAGGAAACAGCCCAACGCCTACGCCAATACGGCGTAACCGTCGTGGACGCTGCCCCTGCGGATCTGGCTCCCTCACTCGCTGATGCGTATCTGACGCTCAAGACATCCGGGCGCCTCTGA
- a CDS encoding AAA family ATPase: MSAPSADSARSALEALRLEISKAVVGQDAAVTGLVVALLCRGHVLLEGVPGVAKTLLVRTLATALNLDTKRLQFTPDLMPSDVTGSLVYDARTAEFSFQPGPVFTHLLLADEINRTPPKTQSSLLEAMEEQQVSVDGTPRALPEPFLVAATQNPVEYEGTYPLPEAQLDRFLLKLNVPLPSRDDEIDVLTRHAEGFDPRDLKATGVQAVAGSAEIEAARAAVAKVSVADQVTGYIVDICRATRDSPSLSLGVSPRGATALLSTSRAWAWLTGRDYVIPDDIKTFALPTLRHRIQLRPEAEMEGVTPDSVISSILAHVPVPR, from the coding sequence GTGAGCGCCCCCTCCGCAGACAGCGCCCGCAGCGCCCTTGAGGCGCTCCGCCTGGAGATCTCCAAAGCCGTCGTCGGCCAGGACGCCGCCGTCACCGGGCTCGTCGTAGCCCTGCTGTGCCGAGGCCATGTGCTGCTGGAGGGCGTCCCCGGCGTCGCGAAGACCCTCCTTGTCCGGACCCTGGCCACCGCTCTCAACCTCGACACGAAGCGCCTTCAGTTCACCCCCGATCTCATGCCCAGCGATGTCACCGGCTCGCTGGTCTACGACGCCCGTACAGCCGAGTTCTCCTTCCAGCCCGGGCCGGTCTTCACTCACCTTCTTCTCGCGGACGAGATCAACCGCACCCCGCCCAAGACACAGTCCTCCCTCTTGGAAGCCATGGAGGAACAGCAGGTATCGGTCGACGGCACGCCCCGCGCCCTGCCGGAGCCCTTCCTGGTCGCGGCCACCCAGAACCCAGTCGAATACGAGGGCACCTACCCCCTCCCCGAAGCCCAGCTCGATCGCTTCTTGCTGAAGCTGAACGTCCCCCTGCCCTCCCGCGACGACGAGATCGACGTGCTCACCCGTCACGCCGAAGGTTTCGACCCGAGAGACCTCAAAGCGACCGGCGTCCAGGCTGTCGCCGGCTCCGCCGAAATCGAGGCAGCACGAGCCGCCGTTGCCAAGGTCTCCGTAGCCGACCAGGTCACCGGCTACATCGTTGATATCTGCCGTGCCACTCGCGATTCCCCCTCGCTCTCCCTCGGCGTCTCACCCCGAGGCGCCACCGCCCTGCTGTCCACCTCCCGCGCCTGGGCCTGGCTCACCGGCCGCGACTATGTCATCCCTGACGACATCAAGACCTTCGCCCTGCCCACGCTCCGACACCGCATCCAGCTCCGCCCCGAGGCAGAGATGGAGGGCGTCACCCCCGACAGTGTGATCAGCTCGATCCTCGCCCATGTCCCGGTCCCCCGCTGA
- a CDS encoding DUF4350 domain-containing protein, with the protein MSTSAPTSTSPTAQQVWRRARGLLLAAAILAVAGLTLAALRSGGEDGVLDPRSPAPNGSKAVSRLLSHHGVSTKILTSSAEVLAQTDPGTTLLVPFPDSLNSRQRKEIHQAARRSGRTVLLAPGPKATTALTSGVRTFPPTPVQPASPDCDFPAARRAGDTELGGFRYSANTKQADSCYHNQGHASLLHFPAPASDGAASTDTVLLGAPDPLYNERLDQHGNASLALQLLGARSQLLWYLPSASDTAPPEAEQRSFFGLIPSGWTWGAFQLAVAAALAVLWRARRLGPLVHEQLPVAVPAAEATEGRARLYRRANARGHAAEALRTASRSRLAALVGVPHPQAHIPEILIPALTGHSPAPPLPDAPAPDGPAVHALLFGPPPQNDDDLVQLADDLDRFEKDRISHTSASSPTDKDHLS; encoded by the coding sequence TTGAGCACCTCCGCCCCTACCTCCACCTCCCCCACCGCTCAACAGGTGTGGCGCCGCGCCCGAGGACTTCTCCTGGCCGCCGCGATTCTGGCCGTGGCCGGCCTCACGCTTGCCGCCCTTCGCTCAGGCGGCGAAGACGGCGTCCTCGACCCTCGCTCCCCCGCGCCCAATGGCAGCAAAGCCGTCTCCAGACTCCTCTCCCACCACGGCGTGAGCACCAAAATCCTTACCAGCTCCGCCGAGGTCCTTGCCCAGACAGATCCGGGCACCACCCTCCTCGTCCCCTTCCCCGACTCCCTCAACAGCCGCCAGCGCAAAGAGATCCACCAAGCCGCACGCCGCAGCGGACGCACCGTGCTCCTCGCTCCCGGCCCCAAGGCCACCACCGCCCTCACCTCCGGCGTACGCACCTTTCCCCCAACTCCGGTCCAGCCGGCCTCCCCCGACTGCGACTTCCCTGCGGCTCGCCGTGCCGGCGACACGGAGCTAGGCGGCTTCCGCTATTCGGCCAACACCAAGCAGGCCGACTCCTGCTATCACAACCAAGGCCACGCCTCCCTCCTCCACTTCCCCGCCCCGGCCTCCGACGGCGCCGCCTCCACCGACACCGTCCTACTGGGCGCGCCCGATCCTCTCTACAACGAGCGTCTCGACCAGCACGGCAACGCCTCCCTCGCCCTCCAGCTCCTCGGCGCCCGCTCGCAGCTCCTCTGGTATCTCCCCTCCGCTTCCGACACCGCTCCTCCCGAAGCGGAGCAGCGAAGCTTCTTCGGTCTAATCCCCTCCGGCTGGACCTGGGGAGCGTTCCAACTAGCTGTCGCCGCCGCGCTCGCCGTCCTGTGGCGCGCACGCCGCCTGGGCCCGCTCGTCCACGAGCAACTCCCCGTGGCCGTCCCAGCCGCCGAGGCCACCGAAGGAAGAGCCCGCCTCTACCGCAGGGCCAACGCCCGAGGACACGCGGCCGAAGCCCTCAGAACCGCCAGCCGTTCACGCCTCGCCGCCCTGGTCGGCGTCCCCCATCCCCAGGCACACATCCCCGAAATACTGATTCCCGCCCTGACCGGCCACTCGCCGGCCCCACCCCTTCCCGACGCCCCAGCGCCGGACGGGCCAGCTGTCCACGCCCTCCTCTTCGGCCCGCCCCCACAGAACGACGACGACCTCGTTCAACTCGCCGACGATCTGGACCGGTTCGAGAAGGACCGCATATCCCACACCTCTGCCTCATCACCCACAGACAAGGATCACCTCTCGTGA
- a CDS encoding DUF4129 domain-containing protein, translated as MTGGLAGTLTRPAAVLHQATAQGGDGDVPVTTPRLPAREDAERELSKPEYHEHDPGLFQRTIDWLWDRVGDLLSTAAGAAPGGWVGLTAVAVVLILLVVALRLRLGKLRAEPTSARSFLFADGPRSAAEHRAAAEAHAAEARWSQALQERMRAIVRSLEERALLDPRPGRTSDEAAFEAGHALPGHAADLRAAAHAFDEVTYADRPADQHTYTRVADLDTTLQRTAPHLESSAPDTAATPRGGSA; from the coding sequence ATGACGGGAGGACTCGCCGGCACCCTGACCCGCCCCGCCGCCGTGCTGCACCAGGCGACGGCTCAGGGTGGAGACGGCGACGTGCCGGTCACCACCCCTCGGCTGCCCGCCCGCGAAGACGCCGAACGCGAGCTGTCCAAGCCCGAATACCACGAGCACGATCCTGGTCTCTTTCAGCGCACCATCGACTGGCTGTGGGACCGCGTCGGCGATCTCCTCAGCACCGCCGCAGGAGCCGCCCCTGGCGGCTGGGTCGGCCTCACCGCCGTAGCCGTCGTGCTCATCCTCCTCGTCGTCGCTCTCCGCCTACGCCTGGGCAAGCTGCGCGCCGAGCCGACTTCCGCCCGCAGCTTTCTCTTCGCCGACGGTCCCCGCAGCGCCGCCGAACACCGCGCCGCCGCCGAGGCCCACGCCGCCGAGGCCCGCTGGAGCCAAGCCCTTCAGGAACGGATGCGCGCCATAGTCCGCTCCCTCGAAGAGCGCGCCCTCCTCGACCCCCGACCCGGCCGCACCTCCGACGAGGCAGCATTCGAAGCGGGCCACGCCCTCCCTGGCCACGCCGCCGACCTCCGCGCCGCGGCCCACGCCTTCGACGAGGTCACCTACGCCGACCGCCCCGCCGACCAGCACACCTACACCCGCGTTGCCGACCTGGACACCACTCTCCAGCGCACCGCCCCTCACCTCGAATCCAGCGCTCCCGATACCGCCGCAACCCCACGCGGAGGAAGCGCTTGA
- a CDS encoding DUF7544 domain-containing protein produces the protein MNDSPGWASPGHSSSDPDSSGSSGKGQGAPGDDKERTTSEATPHDQPRPTSDEAPRSWAASQPPAAPRQGGAQGWGAAPPPPNAGPGAGGWNNKGWSAGRNQPPQVAKPGVIPLRPLGIGEILDGSVSTMRAHWRTALGISLAVAVITELVSAVTMGIWFSDDNELAALADNDSPSLEDIDRALTGALGGLSVAVLVSMLGSVIATAMLTVVVSRAVLGHQITIGEAWRDSRPQLLRLLGLLVLIPLLVSAVMFLCVLPGILAALAGSAGAGLALLFLGIIGGIVAGAWIWVRFCLSAPALMLEKQGVLSSMRRSAKLVRGSWWRILGIQLLAFLLVIVISSVVQLPTTVIATLVGDGGGLTSVSAATSWPSLIINGIGSVLASTIALPLSAGITALLYLDQRIRREALDLELARAAGVPGYGREEPGSSAQSAPGS, from the coding sequence GTGAACGATTCCCCGGGCTGGGCTTCGCCCGGACACTCTTCGTCCGATCCCGACTCCTCCGGCAGCTCCGGAAAGGGCCAAGGGGCCCCGGGCGACGACAAGGAGCGCACGACCTCCGAGGCGACACCTCATGACCAGCCCCGGCCCACCTCCGACGAAGCCCCCCGCAGCTGGGCCGCCAGCCAACCCCCCGCCGCCCCCCGGCAAGGCGGAGCACAGGGCTGGGGAGCCGCCCCACCGCCCCCGAACGCCGGCCCCGGCGCGGGCGGCTGGAACAACAAGGGCTGGAGCGCCGGCCGGAACCAGCCACCGCAGGTCGCCAAGCCAGGCGTCATCCCGCTGCGCCCGCTGGGAATCGGCGAGATCCTCGACGGCTCGGTGAGCACCATGCGCGCCCACTGGCGCACCGCCCTGGGCATCTCCCTGGCGGTCGCCGTCATCACCGAACTGGTCTCGGCCGTCACCATGGGCATCTGGTTCAGCGACGACAACGAACTCGCCGCCCTCGCCGACAACGACAGCCCCAGCCTCGAAGACATCGACCGCGCCCTCACCGGCGCCCTCGGCGGCCTCTCCGTCGCCGTCCTCGTCAGCATGCTCGGCAGCGTGATCGCCACAGCCATGCTCACCGTCGTCGTCAGCCGCGCGGTCCTGGGCCACCAGATCACCATCGGCGAAGCCTGGCGCGACTCGCGACCTCAGCTGCTGCGTCTGCTCGGCCTGTTGGTCCTCATCCCCCTCCTCGTCTCGGCCGTCATGTTCCTCTGTGTGCTGCCGGGCATCCTGGCCGCCCTCGCCGGCTCGGCAGGCGCGGGGCTCGCCCTTCTCTTCCTCGGCATCATCGGCGGCATCGTCGCGGGGGCCTGGATCTGGGTGCGCTTCTGCCTCTCCGCCCCGGCGCTGATGCTGGAGAAGCAGGGCGTCCTCTCCTCGATGCGCCGCTCCGCCAAGCTCGTTCGCGGCAGTTGGTGGCGCATCCTGGGCATTCAGCTCCTCGCCTTCCTGCTGGTCATCGTCATCTCCTCGGTCGTTCAGCTGCCGACCACCGTCATCGCCACGCTCGTCGGCGACGGTGGCGGACTCACCAGCGTGTCTGCCGCCACCAGCTGGCCCTCCTTGATCATCAACGGCATCGGCTCCGTCCTCGCCTCAACCATCGCCCTCCCCCTCAGCGCCGGCATCACCGCGCTCCTCTACCTCGACCAGCGCATCCGTCGCGAGGCCCTCGACCTCGAACTGGCCCGCGCCGCAGGCGTCCCCGGCTACGGTCGCGAGGAGCCCGGCAGCTCCGCCCAGTCCGCCCCGGGCAGCTGA
- the mtnA gene encoding S-methyl-5-thioribose-1-phosphate isomerase has translation MAEESVPVLCYEERPEGPVVVLLDQTRLPAREVERVCTDVPALVEAIRSLAVRGAPLLGLAGGYGVALAAARGFDVADAAEQLAQARPTAVNLAYGARRVQAAYRAATRAGAGPEAAAVRALAEARALHREDAEASDRIAEYGSALLDELVPGGGLRILTHCNTGSLVSGGKGTALGIVKAVHRAGELRRLWVDETRPLLQGVRLTAYEAAREGMAYSVLVDGAAGSLFAAGEVDAVLVGADRIAADGSVANKVGTYPLAVLAQYHGVPFVVAAPVTTVDLETEAGGDIEVEQRPGHEVTEIPWVREPGTGPESGGGPSLAPVGAQAYNPAFDVTPSSLVTAVVTDQGVASPVTAESMAALCSTSRKRTSGSANGMMNA, from the coding sequence ATGGCTGAAGAGAGTGTGCCGGTGCTCTGTTACGAAGAGCGCCCCGAGGGGCCGGTGGTGGTGCTCCTCGACCAGACGCGGTTGCCTGCCCGGGAGGTCGAGCGGGTGTGCACGGATGTGCCCGCGCTGGTGGAGGCGATCCGGTCGTTGGCCGTGCGGGGTGCGCCGTTGCTGGGGCTCGCCGGGGGGTACGGGGTGGCGTTGGCGGCGGCTCGCGGGTTCGATGTGGCGGACGCGGCGGAGCAGTTGGCGCAGGCGCGGCCGACGGCGGTGAACCTGGCGTACGGAGCACGGCGCGTGCAGGCGGCGTATCGGGCTGCCACCCGCGCCGGCGCCGGGCCGGAGGCTGCTGCCGTGCGCGCGCTGGCGGAGGCAAGGGCGCTGCACCGCGAGGACGCCGAGGCGAGTGACCGGATAGCGGAGTACGGGAGTGCGCTGCTGGATGAGCTGGTGCCGGGTGGTGGGCTGCGGATCTTGACTCACTGCAACACCGGCTCGCTGGTCTCCGGGGGGAAGGGTACGGCTTTGGGCATCGTCAAAGCTGTGCACAGGGCGGGAGAGCTGCGGCGGCTGTGGGTGGATGAGACGCGGCCTCTGTTGCAGGGGGTGCGGCTGACGGCGTACGAGGCGGCCAGGGAGGGGATGGCCTACAGCGTGCTGGTGGACGGCGCTGCCGGGTCGCTGTTCGCAGCGGGTGAGGTGGACGCGGTGCTCGTGGGCGCCGACCGGATCGCGGCGGACGGCTCGGTGGCGAACAAGGTGGGTACGTATCCGCTTGCGGTGCTCGCGCAGTACCACGGGGTGCCGTTTGTGGTGGCGGCTCCGGTGACGACGGTGGACCTGGAGACGGAGGCGGGGGGCGACATCGAGGTGGAGCAGCGCCCGGGTCACGAGGTCACGGAAATTCCCTGGGTGCGTGAGCCGGGCACGGGACCGGAATCCGGGGGCGGGCCCTCGCTGGCTCCTGTGGGGGCGCAGGCGTACAACCCGGCTTTCGATGTGACGCCGTCTTCGCTGGTCACAGCGGTTGTGACCGACCAGGGGGTGGCCTCTCCCGTCACGGCTGAGAGTATGGCCGCGTTGTGTTCCACGTCACGAAAGAGAACTTCCGGATCGGCTAATGGGATGATGAACGCATGA
- the mtrA gene encoding two-component system response regulator MtrA, which produces MKGRVLVVDDDTALAEMLGIVLRGEGFEPSFVADGDKALAAFRETKPDLVLLDLMLPGRDGIEVCRLIRAESGVPVVMLTAKTDTVDVVVGLESGADDYIVKPFKPKELVARIRARLRRSEEPAPEQLAIGDLVIDVAGHSVKREGQSIALTPLEFDLLVALARKPWQVFTREVLLEQVWGYRHAADTRLVNVHVQRLRSKVERDPERPEIVVTVRGVGYKAGPS; this is translated from the coding sequence ATGAAAGGACGCGTCCTTGTCGTCGATGACGACACCGCACTGGCAGAGATGCTTGGCATTGTGCTGCGCGGAGAAGGTTTTGAACCGTCGTTCGTCGCGGACGGCGACAAGGCGCTTGCCGCCTTCCGTGAGACCAAGCCGGACCTGGTGCTGCTCGATCTGATGCTGCCCGGACGGGACGGCATCGAGGTGTGCCGTCTGATCCGGGCGGAATCCGGGGTTCCCGTGGTCATGCTGACCGCCAAGACCGACACGGTGGATGTGGTGGTCGGGCTGGAGTCGGGGGCCGACGACTACATCGTCAAGCCGTTCAAGCCGAAGGAGCTGGTGGCGCGGATCAGGGCGCGGCTGCGGCGTTCGGAGGAGCCGGCGCCGGAGCAGCTTGCCATTGGTGACCTGGTGATCGATGTGGCCGGGCACTCGGTGAAACGGGAGGGGCAGTCGATAGCCCTGACCCCGTTGGAATTCGATCTTCTGGTCGCGCTGGCGCGCAAGCCCTGGCAGGTGTTTACGCGTGAGGTGCTGCTGGAGCAGGTGTGGGGGTACCGGCACGCGGCCGACACCCGGTTGGTCAACGTCCATGTGCAGCGTCTGCGTTCCAAGGTGGAGAGGGATCCGGAGCGGCCGGAGATCGTGGTGACCGTGCGCGGCGTGGGCTACAAGGCCGGGCCCAGCTGA
- the mtrB gene encoding MtrAB system histidine kinase MtrB, with product MSRNGPAPHRTGGGRSAGRESDISKFGRLWRSGVLFSDGLLPEGATGPGARPMVRFFVRWVRRPLLPVMRLWRRNIQLRVVAATLLLSLGVVLLLGIVVIGQVRNGLLEAKEKTAQSQASGGFAAAQQMADSAGGGRSGTDDSVRGSRGVQNSGTWLNNLVEQLASGGQGVYSVVALGSNNNEAPFIGSNNIGTRGPRSSGDIRPEESVPADLRKALDEQPGTHRRYARVYRQDHGSDPALIVGKRLNDARGNPYQLYYVFPFTQEEESLSLVKGTLATAGVFVVVLLGAIAWLVVRQVVTPVRMAAGISERLAAGRLQERMKVTGEDDIARLGESFNKMAQNLQVKILQLEELSRMQRRFVSDVSHELRTPLTTVRMAADVIHEAREDFDPVTARSAELLLGQLDRFEFLLADLLEISRFDAGAANLEAAPTDLRDVVHRVVEGAEPLADRKGSRILVRGDEQPMIAEVDGRRIERVLRNLVGNAVEHGEGRDVAVRLATGGGAVAVAVRDYGVGLKEGEAERVFNRFWRADPARARTTGGTGLGLSIALEDARLHGGWLRAWGEPGDGSQFLLVLPCTAGEPLRGSPLRLEPADSRRKRGLATSVPRSRRAEDPASGSGTGSGRDDPGDGGSAPSASSTAAAASPDALSPHSPSAASYSAAPSSAAPTRRAGRFGQEGSGDGK from the coding sequence ATGAGCCGGAACGGCCCGGCCCCGCACCGCACCGGCGGGGGGCGGAGCGCGGGGCGTGAGTCCGATATATCCAAATTCGGGCGCCTGTGGAGAAGTGGCGTGCTCTTCTCCGACGGTCTGTTGCCAGAGGGCGCGACCGGGCCAGGTGCGCGCCCCATGGTGCGCTTCTTCGTACGGTGGGTGCGCAGGCCGCTGCTGCCGGTGATGCGGCTGTGGCGGCGCAACATCCAGCTGCGGGTCGTCGCCGCGACGCTGCTGCTCTCGTTGGGCGTGGTGCTGCTGCTCGGCATCGTCGTCATCGGGCAGGTCCGTAACGGCCTCCTGGAGGCCAAGGAGAAGACCGCCCAGAGCCAGGCGTCCGGAGGGTTCGCGGCGGCCCAGCAGATGGCCGACAGCGCGGGCGGCGGGCGCAGCGGCACCGACGACAGCGTGCGCGGCAGCAGGGGCGTCCAGAACTCGGGCACGTGGCTGAACAACCTGGTGGAGCAGCTGGCCAGCGGCGGCCAGGGTGTCTACTCGGTGGTGGCGCTCGGCTCGAACAACAACGAGGCGCCGTTCATCGGCAGCAACAACATAGGCACCCGTGGTCCTCGCTCCTCCGGTGACATCCGCCCGGAGGAGAGCGTTCCGGCGGACCTGCGCAAGGCGCTGGATGAGCAGCCCGGCACGCACCGCCGCTACGCGCGGGTCTACCGGCAAGACCACGGCAGCGATCCCGCGCTGATCGTCGGCAAGCGGCTCAACGACGCGCGCGGCAACCCGTACCAGCTCTACTACGTCTTCCCCTTCACGCAGGAAGAGGAGTCGTTGAGCCTGGTCAAGGGCACTTTGGCGACAGCTGGGGTGTTCGTCGTGGTGCTCTTGGGCGCCATCGCGTGGCTGGTGGTGCGGCAGGTCGTCACCCCGGTCCGGATGGCAGCGGGTATCTCCGAACGGCTGGCCGCCGGACGGCTCCAGGAGCGGATGAAGGTCACCGGCGAGGACGACATCGCACGCCTGGGCGAGTCCTTCAACAAGATGGCGCAGAATCTTCAGGTCAAGATCTTGCAGTTGGAAGAGCTGTCCCGGATGCAGCGCCGATTCGTCTCCGACGTCTCGCACGAGCTGCGTACGCCCCTGACGACGGTCCGGATGGCGGCGGACGTCATCCATGAGGCGCGCGAGGACTTCGACCCGGTGACGGCGCGCTCCGCCGAACTGCTGCTCGGGCAGCTCGACCGGTTCGAGTTCCTGCTGGCCGACCTGCTGGAGATCAGCCGTTTCGACGCAGGCGCCGCCAACCTGGAAGCGGCCCCGACCGACCTGCGGGACGTGGTCCACCGCGTGGTCGAGGGCGCGGAGCCGCTCGCCGACCGCAAGGGCAGCCGGATTCTCGTACGGGGCGACGAACAGCCCATGATCGCGGAGGTGGACGGCCGCAGGATCGAGCGGGTGCTGCGCAATCTGGTCGGGAACGCCGTCGAGCACGGCGAGGGCCGTGACGTGGCCGTCCGGCTCGCGACCGGCGGCGGTGCGGTCGCGGTGGCCGTACGCGACTACGGCGTCGGCCTCAAGGAGGGCGAGGCGGAGCGCGTCTTCAACCGCTTCTGGCGGGCCGACCCGGCGCGTGCCCGTACCACCGGCGGCACCGGTCTCGGCCTCTCGATCGCCCTTGAGGACGCCCGGCTGCACGGCGGGTGGCTGCGCGCGTGGGGCGAGCCGGGGGACGGCTCGCAGTTCCTGCTGGTGCTCCCGTGCACGGCCGGAGAGCCGCTGCGCGGGTCCCCGCTGCGGCTGGAGCCCGCTGACTCGCGACGCAAGAGAGGGCTGGCCACTTCGGTGCCCAGGAGCAGGCGTGCGGAGGACCCGGCGTCCGGGAGCGGCACGGGGTCCGGGCGCGACGACCCCGGGGATGGCGGCTCGGCGCCCTCCGCGTCGTCCACCGCTGCGGCAGCGTCACCGGATGCCTTGTCACCACACTCCCCGTCGGCCGCCTCGTACTCAGCTGCCCCTTCGTCGGCCGCACCGACGAGAAGGGCTGGTCGGTTCGGTCAGGAGGGGAGCGGGGATGGAAAGTGA